From a region of the Solanum stenotomum isolate F172 chromosome 2, ASM1918654v1, whole genome shotgun sequence genome:
- the LOC125856078 gene encoding uncharacterized protein LOC125856078 — protein sequence MPAVVNVPYEVDQYEEMEKDARLKEDTSINAQLQGLRKALKSLQFTRGIESLDYDDLCIHPDIDMSVEYNPPKFDMFDGKGDPHSHLRAHCDKLVGVGRNEKLRMKLFIRSLSGEALTWYTRQDPRKWRDLKEMAEDFMTRLRFNTEITPDRFSLANIQKKPYENFQEYARRWRTEAAKVQPPLDESELSKYFIRAQEGIYFDKIMSMMGQKFAELVKMGDFIEEGVKSGKIQSMIALQAASKAIQSGSIGDIKKKREDVSAVTYQPRGPSHQYPNNPQIAAHTSYVPVYNTQPHYNTPRAPAYQNPPRPYVPVQAPIHQNRPAYAPRPRPNPEARNTRAYTPIAEPYAQLFERLRTAEVLQPVEGKLPDPIPRNFDGNKRCAYHSGVQGHDTEDCYGLKNQIESLIRRGVIKCTPAPPNVNNNPLPNHENR from the coding sequence ATGCCAGCTGTGGTTAATGTCCCATACGAGGTCGATCAATAtgaagaaatggagaaagaTGCTCGACTGAAAGAAGATACATCTATAAATGCCCAGCTTCAGGGTCTAAGAAAAGCATTGAAAAGCTTACAATTCACTAGAGGGATAGAGAGTCTGGATTATGATGACTTGTGCATCCATCCAGACATTGACATGTCGGTAGAGTACAATCCACCGAAGTTTGACATGTTTGATGGAAAGGGTGATCCTCACTCACATTTAAGGGCACACTGTGACAAGTTAGTTGGTGTAGGGAGAAATGAGAAGTTGAGGATGAAGTTGTTCATTCGGAGTCTGTCTGGAGAAGCATTAACCTGGTATACCCGCCAAGACCCTCGCAAATGGCGTGACTTGAAGGAAATGGCCGAGGACTTTATGACTCGTTTAAGATTCAATACTGAAATTACTCCTGACAGATTCTCATTGGCCAATATACAAAAGAAGCCATATGAGAATTTCCAGGAATATGCACGACGTTGGAGAACTGAGGCCGCGAAGGTGCAACCACCACTAGATGAGAGTGAGCTCTCGAAGTACTTTATTCGAGCTCAAGAAGGTATCTACTTTGACAAGATTATGTCAATGATGGGTCAGAAGTTTGCAGAATTGGTCAAGATGGGAGACTTTATAGAGGAAGGTGTTAAATCTGGGAAGATTCAGTCTATGATCGCATTGCAAGCTGCAAGTAAGGCTATACAATCGGGTTCCATTGGCGAcatcaaaaagaaaagggagGATGTTTCAGCTGTCACTTACCAACCAAGAGGACCATCTCACCAATACCCCAATAATCCCCAAATCGCTGCGCATACTTCGTACGTCCCAGTGTATAATACCCAACCACACTATAACACACCCCGAGCACCAGCATACCAAAACCCTCCAAGACCATATGTCCCTGTCCAAGCACCAATTCACCAAAATAGACCAGCATATGCACCGAGACCACGTCCAAATCCTGAAGCTAGAAATACTCGCGCTTACACACCGATTGCTGAACCCTATGCTCAATTGTTTGAGAGGTTGAGGACGGCAGAAGTGCTGCAACCAGTTGAAGGAAAACTTCCTGATCCAATCCCTCGTAATTTTGATGGGAACAAGAGATGTGCTTACCACTCGGGAGTCCAGGGACACGACACAGAAGATTGTTATGGTTTGAAGAACCAAATCGAGTCTTTGATCAGGAGAGGAGTAATCAAATGCACTCCAGCACCTCCCAATGTGAACAACAATCCCTTGCCAAACCATGAGAATCGGTAA